In the Ipomoea triloba cultivar NCNSP0323 chromosome 6, ASM357664v1 genome, one interval contains:
- the LOC116023194 gene encoding V-type proton ATPase subunit H: MPTDHAELTTEQVLTRDIPWETYMTTKLITGTGLQLLRRYDKKAESYKTQLLDDDGPAYIRVFVSILRDILKEETLEYVLALIDEMLTVNPKRARLFHDKSLADEDTYEPFLRLLWKGNWFVQEKSCKILSLIVSVRPKVQEDGAGNGEASNSKKKVTTIDDVLKGLVEWLCVQLKRPSHPSRGIPTAINSLATLLKEPLVRSSFVQVDGVKLLVPLISPASTQQSIQLLYETCLCVWLLSYYEPAIEYLATSRALPRLIDVVKGSTKEKVVRVVVLTLRNLLYKGTFGALMVDLGVLHIVQNLKAQAWSDEDLLEALNQLEEGLKDNIKKLSSFDKYKQEVLLGHLDWSPMHKDPAFWRDNITNFEENDFQILRVLITILDTSTDPRTLAVACFDLSQFIQCHPAGRVIVTDLKAKERAMKLLNHENVEVTKNALLCIQRLFLGAKYASFLQV, encoded by the exons ATGCCAACGGATCACGCTGAGCTCACCACTGAGCAG GTTTTGACAAGGGATATCCCATGGGAGACTTACATGACAACAAAGCTGATCACAGGGACTGGTCTTCAACTGTTGAGGCGCTATGATAAGAAGGCTGAAAGTTACAAAACCCAACTGCTGGATGAT GATGGTCCGGCTTACATCCGTGTCTTTGTTAGCATCCTACGTGACATTCTCAAGGAAgaaactttggaatatgttttAGCTTTAATTGATGAAATGCTTACTG TTAACCCAAAAAGAGCAAGATTATTCCATGACAAGTCTCTTGCAGACGAAGATACTTATGAACCTTTCCTAAG aCTGCTCTGGAAAGGTAACTGGTTTGTGCAAGAGAAGAGTTGCAAGATACTTTCTTTGATAGTAAG TGTCAGGCCTAAAGTTCAGGAAGATGGTGCTGGGAACGGGGAAGCCtcaaattcaaaaaagaaaGTCACTACCATTGATGATGTTTTGAAGGGTCTTGTTGAGTGGCTTTGTGTGCAG CTGAAAAGACCCTCACATCCTAGTCGTGGCATTCCAACTGCAATCAATAGCCTTGCAACTCTGTTGAAAGAACCTTTGGTGCGATCATCATTTGTTCAAGTTGATGGAGTGAAGCTGCTTGTTCCTTTAATTTCTCCAGCTTCTACTCAGCAATCTATCCAG CTCCTCTATGAAACATGCCTATGTGTTTGGCTTTTGTCTTACTATGAGCCTGCAATTGAGTACTTGGCAACTTCGAGGGCCCTGCCACGGTTAATAGATGTTGTTAAAGGTTCAACCAAGGAAAAG GTTGTCAGAGTTGTTGTCTTGACTCTGAGGAATTTGCTTTACAAGGGGACGTTCGGAGCACTTATGGTGGACCTGGGAGTACTGCATATTGTTCAGAACTTGAAAGCACAGGCTTGGAGTGATGAG GATCTTTTGGAGGCTCTCAACCAACTAGAAGAAGGACTGAAAGATAACATTAAGAAATTGAGTTCATTTGATAAGTACAAGCAGGAGGTCCTTCTCGGCCATCTTGATTGGTCCCCTATGCATAAAGATCCTGCATTCTGGAGGGACAACATTACgaattttgaagaaaatgatttccag ATCCTGAGGGTCCTTATTACAATTTTGGACACGTCCACTGATCCAAGAACACTTGCCGTTGCTTGCTTCGATCTGTCACAATTCATTCAATGCCATCCAGCTGGGCGGGTAATTGTGACTGACCTCAAAGCTAAGGAACGGGCAATGAAACTGTTGAACCATGAAAATGTTGAGGTTACCAAAAATGCGTTGCTGTGCATCCAAAGGCTTTTCTTGGGTGCAAAGTATGCCAGCTTTTTGCAGGTTTAG